A single genomic interval of Oryzias latipes chromosome 3, ASM223467v1 harbors:
- the LOC101168357 gene encoding kelch-like protein 10: MSREDSLYFMFYQRRHLCDAVLRVGDTEFHVHKIILYACSPYFRNLFTHWSGPDCRIFDVTEVSSDTMNLIIEFCYTGFVPVTEANVEELFVTADRFDIPGLMQVCSDFLESMLMPENCIGIWLLADSYYYPELRHKALSFILKHFEMVAVASKQFPLLPVHHLIQIIQCNQLLVKKEETVYEAVLKWISYSLQERAKYISLLFPHVRLALMDEIYICKNVMKNPLVYLSQDVRLIVLKTAKAIHQHSTQKFLKTTHWYPLIPPRLPPALIYAIGGWSNGNPISTIEAYNPCTNHWVNLTFTEEAPRAYHGSAVLNGCLYCIGGYDRVTQLSSVSKLDLKMHTWQEVSPMHRKRCFVSVTVLNGLIYALGGYNGLRRLESAERFDPKRNQWTFISSMHERRSDASCVSFDGKVYICGGFTGMHCLATVECYDPRTDQWTMMASMSSRRSGVGVAVYENQIFAIGGFSGTERLATAEAYNPNTNAWETVRPMLCPRSNFGISVINSCLFVVGGYNGNHTTMEVEFYNSQTNKWTDARDMAVSRSALSCCMVEELNDIMDYITPFSPLLALPTAMQ, encoded by the exons ATGAGTAGAGAGGACTCGTTGTACTTCATGTTTTATCAACGGCGCCACCTCTGTGATGCTGTACTTAGAGTGGGTGACACAGAATTTCACGTACACAAGATCATCTTGTATGCCTGTAGCCCATACTTCAG GAATTTGTTCACTCACTGGTCAGGTCCAGACTGTCGGATCTTTGACGTGACCGAGGTGTCGTCTGACACGATGAACCTCATCATTGAGTTCTGTTACACTGGATTTGTTCCTGTCACAGAAGCCAACGTTGAAGAACTGTTTGTAACGGCAGATCGCTTCGACATACCCGGCCTTATGCAAGTCTGCTCCGACTTTTTGGAGAGCATGCTGATGCCAGAGAACTGCATCGGCATCTGGTTGTTGGCAGACTCGTACTACTACCCCGAACTGAGACACAAGGCTTTATCCTTCATCCTGAAACATTTTGAGATGGTGGCTGTGGCCTCTAAACAGTTCCCTTTGCTCCCTGTTCATCATCTCATTCAAATCATTCAGTGCAATCAGCTCCTCGTGAAGAAGGAAGAAACTGTGTACGAAGCTGTCCTAAAATGGATCTCGTATTCACTGCAGGAACGAGCAAAATACATTTCTCTGCTCTTTCCACAC GTCAGACTTGCTTTAATGGATGAAATCTACATCtgcaaaaatgtgatgaaaaacCCCCTGGTGTATTTAAGCCAAGACGTTCGACTGATTGTCCTCAAGACGGCAAAAGCTATCCACCAACACAGCAcacaaaaattcctaaaaaccACGCACTGGTACCCTTTGATTCCTCCCCGACTTCCCCCTGCCTTGATCTATGCTATAGGAGGGTGGAGTAATGGCAACCCCATTAGTACCATTGAGGCATACAACCCCTGCACCAACCACTGGGTGAACTTAACTTTCACAGAGGAAGCTCCCCGTGCTTACCATGGATCTGCTGTCCTCAATGGGTGTCTTTACTGCATTGGTGGATATGACAGAGTCACACAGCTCAGCTCTGTGAGCAAGTTAGACCTGAAGATGCACACCTGGCAGGAAGTGTCACCAATGCACAGAAAACGCTGCTTCGTCAGCGTGACAGTGTTGAATGGATTAATCTATGCACTAGGGGGATACAATGGACTCCGAAGACTTGAAAGTGCTGAACGCTTTGACCCCAAAAGAAACCAGTGGACATTCATTTCATCAATGCACGAGCGAAGAAGTGATGCCAGTTGCGTATCCTTCGATGGCAAG GTATACATCTGTGGAGGCTTCACAGGGATGCATTGCCTGGCAACAGTTGAGTGTTATGACCCAAGAACTGACCAGTGGACGATGATGGCCTCTATGAGCAGCCGGCGCAGTGGTGTTGGAGTCGCTGTCTATGAAAACCAAATATTTGCG ATTGGTGGTTTCAGTGGAACGGAGCGCTTAGCAACTGCTGAGGCCTACAATCCCAACACCAACGCCTGGGAAACTGTGAGGCCCATGCTGTGTCCTCGCAGCAACTTTGGCATCTCAGTGATCAACAGCTGCCTCTTTGTAGTGGGAGGCTACAACGGCAACCACACCACCATGGAGGTTGAGTTCTACAACAGCCAAACCAACAAGTGGACTGATGCCCGTGACATGGCGGTTTCCCGCAGCGCACTGAGCTGCTGCATGGTAGAAGAACTCAACGACATCATGGATTACATCACACCCTTTTCCCCCCTTCTAGCACTACCGACTGCAATGCAGTAG
- the cgref1 gene encoding cell growth regulator with EF hand domain protein 1, whose protein sequence is MDFHPVRLLQWVLSVFLLLSPGSSAPGQIVEPVESQLPPGTLLNPFGSREEEHRLLQSYIQPILKNHQGGPEITSWEQEVFFLFRLYDFDRSGFLDGLEMMKLLSDYSKHHSGQADASELIVSTVDFLLQTQDLNHDGLLDPSELLSPLTHTQGSQINQIPQTKQEVVVENRQSAIITEEQNAGAVDNKQQEDPREDFHPQEEEIQNQETQADKDIQQIDKYNQQQIEDAPVEEQEGVPVHQGQPEI, encoded by the exons ATGGATTTCCATCCTGTCCGGCTGCTGCAATGGGTCCTGTCTGTCTTCCTGCTCTTGAGCCCAGGCAGCTCAGCTCCAGGGCAAAT TGTGGAACCGGTGGAGAGTCAGCTCCCTCCTGGAACTTTACTTAATCCTTTTGGCTCCAGAGAGGAGGAACACAG ATTGTTGCAGAGTTACATTCAGCCTATTCTGAAAAACCACCAAGGAGGACCAGAGATCACTTCCTGGGAACAAG aGGTTTTCTTCCTGTTCCGTCTGTATGACTTTGATCGCAGTGGGTTCTTGGATGGTTTGGAGATGATGAAGCTGCTCTCTGACTACAGCAAACATCATTCAGGTCAAGCGGATGCCAGCGAGCTG ATAGTGTCTACGGTGGATTTCTTACTCCAGACTCAGGATTTGAACCATGATGGGCTGCTGGACCCCTCTGAGTTGCTGTCtccactcactcacacacag GGCTCACAGATCAACCAGATACCTCAAACGAAGCAGGAGGTGGTTGTGGAGAACAGGCAATCAGCCATCATCACAGAGGAGCAAAATGCAGGAGCAGTGGACAACAAACAGCAAGAGGATCCTCGGGAAGACTTTCACCCTCAAGAGGAGGAAATACAAAATCAGGAAACACAGGCGGACAAAGACATACAACAAATAGATAAATATAATCAACAACAAATTGAGGACGCCCCTGTAGAAGAACAGGAAGGAGTCCCTGTACACCAGGGACAACCAGAAATATGA